A genomic window from Macaca thibetana thibetana isolate TM-01 chromosome 16, ASM2454274v1, whole genome shotgun sequence includes:
- the DDX5 gene encoding probable ATP-dependent RNA helicase DDX5, translated as MSGYSSDRDRGRDRGFGAPRFGGSRAGPLSGKKFGNPGEKLVKKKWNLDELPKFEKNFYQEHPDLARRTAQEVETYRRSKEITVRGHNCPKPVLNFYEANFPANVMDVIARQNFTEPTAIQAQGWPVALSGLDMVGVAQTGSGKTLSYLLPAIVHINHQPFLERGDGPICLVLAPTRELAQQVQQVAAEYCRACRLKSTCIYGGAPKGPQIRDLERGVEICIATPGRLIDFLECGKTNLRRTTYLVLDEADRMLDMGFEPQIRKIVDQIRPDRQTLMWSATWPKEVRQLAEDFLKDYIHINIGALELSANHNILQIVDVCHDVEKDEKLIRLMEEIMSEKENKTIVFVETKRRCDELTRKMRRDGWPAMGIHGDKSQQERDWVLNEFKHGKAPILIATDVASRGLDVEDVKFVINYDYPNSSEDYIHRIGRTARSTKTGTAYTFFTPNNIKQVSDLISVLREANQAINPKLLQLVEDRGSGRSRGRGGMKDDRRDRYSAGKRGGFNTFRDRENYDRGYSSLLKRDFGAKTQNGVYSAANYTNGSFGSNFVSAGIQTSFRTGNPTGTYQNGYDSTQQYGSNVPNMHNGMNQQAYAYPATAAAPMIGYPMPTGYSQ; from the exons ATGTCGGGTTATTCGAGTGACCGAGACCGCGGCCGGGATCGAGG gTTTGGTGCACCTCGATTTGGAGGAAGTAGGGCGGGGCCCTTATCTGGAAAGAAGTTTGGAAACCCTGGGGAGAAACTAGTTAAAAAGAAGTGGAATCTTGATGAGCTGCCCAAGTTTGAGAAGAATTTCTATCAAGAGCACCCTGATTTGGCTAGGCGGACAGCA CAAGAGGTGGAAACATACAGAAGAAGCAAGGAAATTACAGTTAGAGGTCACAACTGCCCGAAGCCAGTTCTAAATTTTTATGAAGCTAATTTCCCTG CAAATGTCATGGATGTTATTGCAAGACAGAATTTCACTGAACCCACTGCTATTCAAGCTCAGGGATGGCCAGTTGCTCTAAGTGGATTGGATATGGTTGGAGTGGCACAGACTGGATCTGGGAAAACATTGTCT TATTTGCTTCCTGCCATTGTCCACATCAATCATCAGCCATTCCTAGAGAGAGGCGATGGGCCCatt tGTTTGGTGCTGGCACCAACTCGGGAACTGGCCCAACAGGTGCAGCAAGTAGCTGCTGAATATTGTAGAGCATGTCGCTTGAAGTCTACTTGTATCTATGGTGGTGCTCCCAAGGGACCCCAAATACGTGATTTGGAGAGAG GTGTGGAAATTTGTATTGCAACTCCTGGAAGACTGATTGACTTTTTAGAGTGTGGGAAAACCAATCTGAGAAGAACAACCTATCTTGTCCTTGATGAAGCAGACAGAATGCTTGATATGGGTTTTGAACCCCAAATAAGGAAGATTGTGGATCAAATAAGA CCTGATAGGCAAACTCTAATGTGGAGTGCGACTTGGCCAAAAGAAGTAAGACAGCTTGCTGAAGATTTCTTGAAAGACTATATCCATATAAACATTGGTGCACTTGAACTGAGTGCAAACCACAACATTCTTCAGATTGTGGATGTGTGTCATGACGTAGAAAAGGATGAAAA ACTTATTCGTTTAATGGAAGAGATCATGAGTGAGAAGGAGAATAAAACCATTGTTTTTGTGGAAACCAAAAGAAGATGTGATGAGCTTACCAGAAAAATGAGGAGAGATGG GTGGCCTGCCATGGGTATCCATGGTGACAAGAGTCAACAAGAGCGTGACTGGGTTCtaaatg AATTCAAACATGGAAAAGCTCCTATTCTGATTGCTACAGATGTGGCCTCCAGAGGGCTAG ATGTGGAAGATGTGAAATTTGTCATCAATTATGACTACCCTAACTCCTCAGAGGATTATATTCATCGAATTGGAAGAACTGCTCGCAGTACCAAAACAGGCACAGCATACACTTTCTTTACACCTAATAACATAAAGCAAGTGAGCGACCTTATCTCTGTGCTTCGTGAAGCTAATCAAGCAATTAATCCCAAGTTGCTTCAGTTGGTCGAAGACAGAGGTTCAG gtcGTTCCAGGGGTAGAGGAGGCATGAAGGATGACCGTCGGGACAGATACTCTGCGGGCAAAAGGGGTGGATTTAATACCTTTAGAGACAGGGAAAATTATGACAGAGGTTACTCTAGCCTGCTAAAAAGAGATTTTGGGGCAAAAACTCAGAATGGTGTTTACAGTGCTGCAAATTACACTAATGGGAGCTTTGGAAGTAATTTTGTGTCTGCTGGTATACAGACCAGTTTTAGGACTGGTAATCCAACAGGGACTTACCAGAATGGTTATGATAGCACTCAGCAATACGGAAGTAATGTTCCAAATATGCACAATGGTATGAACCAACAGGCATATGCATATCCTGCTACTGCAGCCGCACCTATGATTGGTTATCCAATGCCAACAGGATATTCTCAATAA